Proteins from a genomic interval of Watersipora subatra chromosome 10, tzWatSuba1.1, whole genome shotgun sequence:
- the LOC137406223 gene encoding torsin-1A-like — translation MAKQMECLIEEGDHREWLTKGRTKQKKMRLQTALLWGAFFSYNLRSANAGLFTAVFESLKDFFGRAATPVEQCREPWIKTELPNLRADLEAKVYGQHLVIDSVVKTVRVHLRRSPQKALALSFQGWTGTGKNLVASIIAQNLYDRGMRSEYVHVLTAYKHFKQHEEEWVVYYKDQIQQWVEGNVSSCPRQLFIFDEVEDMPDGLLDALKPFLDHYESVQGTDYRSSIFLFLGNLGGKVLYKAAHNHHQSGGKRNDLEVKDMEKMLRTKAYNSKGGLKVSRLINSNLISHYIPFLPLEKRHVQQCANDELMKRDVEFKKRDGLIEKVISQLTFTPEDVELYSTSGCKRVSEMFDLIMEEGYYEPREKGNYDKSEL, via the exons atggctaagcagatggaatgcctaatagaagaaggcgaccatcGGGAATGGCTGAcaaaaggacgaact aaacaaaagaaaatgaGACTCCAGACTGCGCTGCTCTGGGGGGCTTTCTTCAGTTATAATCTTAGATCTGCAAACGCTGGTCTGTTCACAGCAGTGTTTGAAAGTCTCAAGGATTTCTTCGGTAGGGCAGCAACACCTGTAGAGCAATGTCGAGAACCATGGATAAAAACAGAGCTCCCAA ATCTGAGAGCAGACTTAGAAGCAAAAGTTTATGGACAACATTTAGTGATAGACTCAGTTGTAAAGACAGTACGAGTTCACTTACGCCGTTCCCCTCAGAAGGCACTAGCACTGTCTTTTCAAGGCTGGACAGGCACAGGAAAAAACTTGGTGGCATCCATAATCGCCCAGAATTTATATGACAGAGGAATGAGAAGTGAATATGTTCATGTGCTCACTGCttacaaacattttaaacaACATGAAGAAGAATGGGTTGTTTATTACAAG GATCAAATTCAACAATGGGTAGAGGGAAATGTCTCCTCGTGCCCTCGTCAGCTTTTTATCTTTGATGAAGTGGAGGACATGCCAGATGGATTATTGGATGCACTAAAACCATTCCTTGATCACTATGAGTCTGTTCAAGGCACCGATTACAGatcatcaatatttttgttcCTTGG GAATCTTGGAGGAAAGGTGCTGTATAAAGCGGCACACAATCATCACCAATCTGGGGGAAAACGAAATGACTTAGAAGTAAAAGATATGGAAAAAATGTTACGAACGAAAGCATATAACAGCAAGG GTGGTCTCAAGGTTTCACGTTTAATAAATTCCAACCTCATCAGCCACTACATACCATTCCTCCCACTCGAGAAGAGACATGTTCAACAATGTGCCAATGATGAACTTATGAAGAGAGATGTTGAGTTTAAGAAGAGGGATGGGCTGATAGAGAAAGTAATAAGTCAGCTAACCTTCACACCAGAAGATGTGGAATTGTACTCTACCTCAGGATGTAAGCGAGTAAGCGAGATGTTTGATCTGATTATGGAGGAAGGCTATTACGAACCAAGAGAGAAAGGAAATTATGACAAAAGCGAGTTATAG